Part of the Pseudodesulfovibrio mercurii genome is shown below.
CAGCTGACCCACTCTCGAAAGCCTATTCCGAGGGCGAGAGTGCGTCGGGTGAGAGCCGCTGTCGGGTGGCTGCGCCGCCCGAATCGCTCCAGGGAAGATGAAGACAGGGCCTTTGACTCGGTGGTGGGTCGGAGGCCTTTTGTTATGAATTGCCCCGCGAAGCGGCGATAAAAAGTTTGGAAGGGGGGTCCAGGGGGGAAACTTTTTCAAAAGTTTCCCCCCTGGCCGCCGGAGGCATTCTTGCTTCTACAGGCCCAGATTCTGGTTGATCAGGATCACCTTGATCCGGCCTTTGGGCCAGCTCTTTTCGGTGATCGTCCAGACGTTGCAGATGCGCTCCGGGGAGTTGCAGTCCATGCACCGGCCGGTCTTGGCGCAGGGGGTTTTGGCGTGGTGGCGGGCCGCGTTCCGGGGGGCGGCGATCTCGCGGACGCGGCGGCGGGCGGCTTCCTCGTGATCCACGATCTTGTTCACGCCCACGGTCAGGATGACGTGTTCCGGGCCGAAGACGATGCCGCCCACGCGGTTGCCGACCATGTCGAGGTTGACCAGCTTGCCGGTGCGCGTGACCGCGTTGGTGCCGGTCAGGAACAGGTCGGCTGTCAGGGCCCGTTTCCGCCGCCGGATGATCTCGGGCCGGTCCACGCCTTTTCCGAAGGTCTCGATGAACTCGATGGCCGGGTCGGTGCGCAGCGCGTCGAGCACGCCGGTGGCGGCCAGGGTCATGGAGTCGCCGAAGGACACCACCCTGGGGGCGATGTCCGGCAGCAGCTCGCAGAGGATGAGTTCCCTGGCCCCGGCCGCGTCGGGCGCGGAATAGGCCTTGAAGCCGTTGGTCCGGAGCGCCTCCATGGTCTCCCTGAGTATGTCGCCGTGCATGGTTCCCCTCCCGGGTGGTTGTTCGGGCAGTACAGCCCAGGGACGCGGGGATTGCAAGCCGTTTGTCCGGGGTCGGCTTGCGCGGAACCGGGGGAAAGGATAGGCTTTTAGCCATGACCCGCATCGCCATCATGTCCGACGTGCACGGCAATTTCGAGGCCCTGAGGGAGGTCCTGGCCGACCTCGACGCCCACCCCGTGGACGCGGTTTATTGCCTGGGCGACATGATCGGGTACGGGCCGCAGCCCCAGGAGTGCGCGGACCTGTTGCGCGAGCGCGGGGTGCGGTGCACCATGGGCAACCATGAACAGGGATTGATCAACATCATCTACCTGCGCGGCTTCAACCAGCCCGCCGCCGACGTGTTGCGGCGCACCCGCGAGATGATCGACGAGGCCACCTATCAGTGGCTGATCACCCGGCCCAAGGCCATCGTGGAGCACGGCTGCCGTTTCGTGCACGGGCTGCCGCCGGACTCGGTCACGGAATACCTGTGGAAGTACCGGGACGAGATGGCCGGGGTCTTTTCGCGCTACGGCGAGGACGTCTGTTTCGCGGGCCACACCCACGACCTGATGCGCTTCACCTCGCGGCGGGGCGACATCGGGCGGTTTCCCCTGCCCGAGGGCTACACCCCGCTTGCCCCGGACCGCCGCCACCTGGTCAACATCGGGTCCGTGGGCCAGCCGCGCGACGGCGACAACCGGGCCAAGTACGGCCTGTTCGACCTGGACTCCCGGGTCCTGACCATGCGTTTCATCCCCTACGACATCAAGAAGACCGCCGACCTGATCGTGGCCAGGGGCTTCCACCGGGGCTTCGCCGACCGGCTGTGGTAGCCCGGCCCCTCTTGTGAAATGGAAAGCCCCCGCGCACGACTGCGCGGGGGCTTTTGCTTTCGGGCCGGGCGCGGGGGCCGGGGTCAGCGGACCAGGACCTCCACCCGCCGGTTGCGCGGCTCGGACCTGCCGTCCGGGGTGGGGATGAGCGGGTTTTCCTCGCCGTGGGAGGTCATCTCGATGATGTCCTCGGGCATGCCGCCCTTGACCAGCAGGTCGCGGACCTTTTCCGCGCGGCGCACGGACAGGTCGTAGTTGTACTGCTTCTCGCCCAGGGTGTCGGTGTGGCCGACGACCGACACGTCGCGGGAGGAGCGGCTGCGCCAGCTCTCGAGAATGTCCGGGAGGAGGGCCTTGGACTCGTCCGTGAGCCGGGTGGAGTCGCTGTGGAAGTGCAGGATGAAGCGGGCCGTGGGCAGGGGCTGGGCGGCCATGGCCGCGCCGAACTCGGACTGGACCTCGGCCTCGCTCAGGGTGGTCACCCTGGTGGTCCCGGTGACGGCCTGGTTGGCCTGGGTCAGGGTGGCGGTCCTGCCGCCTTCGGAGGTGACCGTGACCTCGCCCACGTGGCCGTCCAGGTCGGGCAGCAGGACGATGGTCTGGCCGCCGCCGCAACCGGCGAGCCACAGGCAGGCGGCGAGGATCATGGCGAATTTCTTCATGGCGCGCTCCTAATCGACCTTGATCAGGAACCGGGTGCCCCGGATTCCGATGGTGGACAGGGGGGTCTCGACGGCCATGCTCCCGGGCGAGAGCTTGGCGATCCGGCCGGAGATGAACTGGACCGTGCCCTTGTTCACCCTGGTCAGGAAGTCGAGATTTTCATGGGCCGGGTCGAAGACGAACCTGTCGATGGTCACCCTGGAGCCGGGGCCCAGGGAGAGGAGCGTGTCGTCGCGGAAGATCACGCCCAGGGTGGCGTCCTTGCCGGTGATCAGGGTGTCGCCCTCAAGCAGGGGGTCGCCGACCACGGCGGGTTTTTGCTCGGTCATGCGTTCCACCAAGGCCTCGCCGGTCGCGGTCTTGATGGTTCCCACGACCTGGGCGCGGTCCACGGCCCCGGCCGGTCGGACCGGGCAGCAGCAGAACAGGAGAACAAGGGCCGCGATGACGGCCCACGGACGTCCGCCGCGATGCGGTCGGCCGTCGGGCGTTGAGGTTCGGGCTGTGTGCATGGGCGAAACCTCCGGGCATTGTGCTGCAAAGAGTACGATCTTATTTTTCTATAAGCCCTATCTCTTTTGAATGTCTACATCTATTGTAATCGTCGTTTATTTCCTACCGATTTTATCATGATTTTCTATGTCGGCCTCTTGACACCTATACCCGGTATGGGTATATCGCAATCAAAGGCCCCTACCGGGTACAGGTTATAATGTCCAAGGATTTAAACAGACCATATGGTCTGTAAGAGTGTGAAAACCGTTTGTCGAATGTGCAACACGTCAACTTTGGAGGGAGCATGAAAAGCAAGCTCGTCCTGGCCGTGGCAACGGCCCTGATCACCGTCTTCGCCGTGTCCATGGCCTTTGCCATGGGCGGTGGCAACGCCCGCAAGGGCAAGTTCCTGTACCGCAAGAACTGCCGTTCCTGTCACGGCACCACCGCCAGCGACATGAGCCCGGCGGACAAGACCCAGGCCGAATGGACGGCCCTGTTCTCCGACACGGGCAAGATCAAGTGCAGCCCGGACTGGACCGTCAACGAAAAGGACCTGAACGACATCTTCACCTACCTGCACGACTACGCCAAGGACTCCCCGTCCCCGGCCAAGTGCAGCTAGGGCAGTGCGGCCATGGCCGCGCCGGGTGTATCCGGCGCGGCCCATGCGCCCTCGGGGAGGAGACCAGGGCGCAGCTCGACACAAACGGTTCCGCCCGCCCGAGCCGGGAAGCGGGGCGGGGGGAACCCCATCCGACGACAGTGCGGACAGTTGGAGGTACATAGTGCCCAGTGCAAAGCAGACGATGTCCCGTCGCGATTTCTTCCGGGCCTCCGGCCTGGTGGCGGCAGGGGCCTTGGGCGGCCCGGCCCTGCTCGGCGGCCTGAAGAAGGCCCATGCGGCATCGCCGGCCAAGCCCGCCTGGGATTCCAGGTTTTCGGCTTGCGACATGTGTTTCAACAAGTGCGGGCTCATCGCCCGCGTCGAGGACGGGGTGGTCACGAAGCTCGATCCCAACCCCAAGTTCCTCAAGTCCCGAGGTATGCTCTGCGCGCGTGGCAACGCGGGCCTGGCCCAGGTCTACGACCCGGACCGCCTCAAGCACCCCCTGCTCAGGAAGGGCGCGCGCGGCGAAGGCAAGTGGCAGCGCATCCCCTGGGACGAGGCCCTGGACATGGCCGCGGCCAGGATGGCCGAGGTCCGCGACAAGTATACCCCCTGCGGCCACCTGTTCACCGCGGGCACGGACCTGCACTCGCAGTTCGTGGGCCGGTTCGCCGAGGTCTACGGCTCGTTCAACGTGACCTCGCACGAATCCCTGTGCCTGGTCTCGGGCAGCCGCGCCTTCCTCGACACCTTCGGCGAGGTGCCCTTCGCGGACGTGCTCAATTCCAAGTACATCCTGATGGTCGGGGCCAACCGCTTCGAGGCGCTGGTCACCCCGGACTCCATCGATCTGATGACCGCCATTCGCGAGAACGGCTGCAAGCTGGTCACGCTCGATCCGCGCTACACCAAGACCGCGGCCCTGTCCCACGAGTGGTATCCGGTCAGGCCGGGCACGGACATGGCCTTCATGCTCGCGCTGGCCCACGTGATCATCAACGAGAAGCTCTACGATCCCGCGTGGATCGCGGAGAAGACCTACGGCATGGAGCAGCTCACGGCCCACGTGCAGCAGTACACGCCCGGCTTCGCGGCCGAGCAGTGCGGCATCCCGGCCGAGGCCATCACCCGCATGGCCCGCGAGCTGGCCGCGGCCGCCCCGGCCTCCATGGTCTACCCCGGCCGCCGCACCTCGGACTACGAGGACTCCACCCAGATCCGGCGCAGCTTCGCCATCGTCAACGGGCTGCTCGGCAACTGGGACAGGCCCGGCGGACTGCTGGCCGCGCGCCAGGTGGGCCTCAAGGGCGTGTCCTATGACGCCCCGTGGTACGACGAGAACAAGGAGGACCGCATCGACGCGGGCAAGGTGCCCATGATGTTCGAGCACGAGGGGTCCTTCCTGGTCACCCGCGACTCGGTCCTGGCCGACGATCCATATCCCATCCGGGGCTGGTTCATCTACAAGACCAACCCCATGGGCACGGCCCCCAACCGGAAGAAGACCATCGAGATGATGAACAAGATGGACTTCGTCACCGTGGTGGACATCGCCATGTCCGACACGGCCTGGATGGCCGACCTGGTCCTGCCGTCCCAGTCCTACCTGGAGCGCGAGGACCCGTGTTCGGGCCTTCAGGGCTCAGTGGCCTGCGCCTGCGTCATCAAGCGCGACCCGGTCATCGCCCCCATGTACGAGTCCCGGTCCCTGTTCGACATCATGAAGGGCATCGCGGGCCGCCTGGAGCTGGGCGAGTACTTCGACTTCACCATCGACGAGTACCGCCGGCAGCAGACCCGCGAGATTCCCGAGGCGCTCGGCGTCATGGACCGCGACGGCGTGTACTACAACCCGTCCAAGGTCTACGGCATCTACGACGGGCGCATCTACAAGACCCTGTCCAAGAAGGTCGAGCTGTACAACCAGCGCTACGAGCAGATGGGCATCGACCCGCTGCCCAACTACACGCCCCCGGCCGGGCCGCCCGAGAACCGCTTCCGCATGGTCCTCGGCCGCAACGCCATGATCACCCAGACCTCCACGGCCAACAACGCGCTGCTGCACGAGTTCCTGCCCACCAACACCCTGTGGCTGAACACCGAGGCCGCCGGGAAGCTGGGCATCGGCGACGGCGACCTGGTCGAGGTCTCAAGCCCCGTGGGCAGCCAGGAGCTCAAGGCCGAGGTCACGGACAAGATCCGCCCGGACACCGTGTACATGCTCTCGGGGTACAACACCCTGTCCACCATGCAGCATCTGTCCCACGGCAACGGGGCGTCCATCAACGATCTGCTGGACGACGACTACGACGCCGTCACCGGCAACGCGTCCATGCACACGACCTTTGTCACCGTAACAAGGAAGGTGGCGTAATGGCACAGCAACTCGCCATGGTCATCGATGCGGCCAAGTGCATCGACTGCAAGGGGTGCGTGGCCGCCTGCAAGGTGGCCAACAACGTGCCCGAGGGCCAGTTCCGCAATTGGATCAAGCACGCCGACGTTCCGGTCATGCCCGGCATCGCCGGGGCCAAGGCCCGGTTCCAGCCGGGGGCGTGCATGCACTGCGAGAACCCCACCTGCGTGACCGCCTGTCCCACGGGCGCGACCTACAAGGACCCGGAGACCGGGGTGGTCGTCATCGACGAGACCCTGTGCATCGGCTGCGGCAACTGCATTCCGGCCTGTCCCTACGACGCCCGGTTCCGCAACCCGGTCACGCGCAAGGCGGACAAGTGCAACTACTGCCCCGAGCGGCGCGCCGCCGGGCTGCCCCCCGCCTGCGTGGACACCTGTCCGACCAAGGCGCGGGTCTTCGGCGACATCAACGATCCGACCAGCGCGGCGGGCATCCTGTACCGCAAGAACCAGGAGCGGCTGACCCGCGTGGCGGCCCGGACCGACACCAAGCCGAACATGTACTATATCGGCGACCCCGGCCCCGAGGCCTGGGGGCGCGAGGCCGTGGTCCCCGCGTCCATGGTGGCCATGAAGGAGTCCGCGCCGTTCATCAAGGGCATCGTGGCCCTGTCCGGCCTGGGCGTCCTGGCCATGCTCGGCCGCCAGCTCTTCGCCGGTTCCGGCGACCCGCACGACAGCCACAAGGAGGACAGCGATGCCTAGCCGGACCTACAAGCGGCACGACCGCTCCGACATCTTCATCCACTGGTTCAACGCGGCCTGCTGGCTGCTGCTCCTGCTGACCGGCGTGGGGCTGATCCAGAACCCGGACGTGGACCCGTTCGGCTCGGGCTATCCGGCCTGGCTGCGCTCGGTGGTGGGCGGCGGGGGCAACCTGCTGGCCATCCACGAGTTCATCGGCCTGGCCTGGATCGCGGGCTTCGTCCTCTACCTGCTGGTCAACTTCAGGGGGGCCCGCTTCTTCCTGGCCGAGGTCTTCGCGGTCAGCCCGGCCCGTGACATGGGCTGGATGCTCAAGAAGATGGTCCTCATGACCCTGGGGCCCAAGGCTCTGAAGGCCGTGGGCGTCAGCCCGGACCTGCCGGACCAGGGGTACTACAACATGGGCCAGAAGGCCTTTGCCCAGGCCTCGGTGGTCGGCGGCGTCGTCATTGCCGCGACCGGCGTGATCATGTACCTGTCCGACCGCACCTTCGGGGCCGAGTCCACGGGCATGATCGGCTGGGCCGTGGCCCTGCACTTCATCAGTGTGGGGCTGGTCTTCGCGGGGCTGCTGGTGCACGTCTACATGGCGGCGGTGTCGCCCGAG
Proteins encoded:
- a CDS encoding lactate utilization protein, with the translated sequence MHGDILRETMEALRTNGFKAYSAPDAAGARELILCELLPDIAPRVVSFGDSMTLAATGVLDALRTDPAIEFIETFGKGVDRPEIIRRRKRALTADLFLTGTNAVTRTGKLVNLDMVGNRVGGIVFGPEHVILTVGVNKIVDHEEAARRRVREIAAPRNAARHHAKTPCAKTGRCMDCNSPERICNVWTITEKSWPKGRIKVILINQNLGL
- a CDS encoding metallophosphoesterase family protein, coding for MTRIAIMSDVHGNFEALREVLADLDAHPVDAVYCLGDMIGYGPQPQECADLLRERGVRCTMGNHEQGLINIIYLRGFNQPAADVLRRTREMIDEATYQWLITRPKAIVEHGCRFVHGLPPDSVTEYLWKYRDEMAGVFSRYGEDVCFAGHTHDLMRFTSRRGDIGRFPLPEGYTPLAPDRRHLVNIGSVGQPRDGDNRAKYGLFDLDSRVLTMRFIPYDIKKTADLIVARGFHRGFADRLW
- a CDS encoding OmpA family protein; translation: MKKFAMILAACLWLAGCGGGQTIVLLPDLDGHVGEVTVTSEGGRTATLTQANQAVTGTTRVTTLSEAEVQSEFGAAMAAQPLPTARFILHFHSDSTRLTDESKALLPDILESWRSRSSRDVSVVGHTDTLGEKQYNYDLSVRRAEKVRDLLVKGGMPEDIIEMTSHGEENPLIPTPDGRSEPRNRRVEVLVR
- a CDS encoding FecR family protein, coding for MHTARTSTPDGRPHRGGRPWAVIAALVLLFCCCPVRPAGAVDRAQVVGTIKTATGEALVERMTEQKPAVVGDPLLEGDTLITGKDATLGVIFRDDTLLSLGPGSRVTIDRFVFDPAHENLDFLTRVNKGTVQFISGRIAKLSPGSMAVETPLSTIGIRGTRFLIKVD
- a CDS encoding c-type cytochrome, with translation MKSKLVLAVATALITVFAVSMAFAMGGGNARKGKFLYRKNCRSCHGTTASDMSPADKTQAEWTALFSDTGKIKCSPDWTVNEKDLNDIFTYLHDYAKDSPSPAKCS
- a CDS encoding molybdopterin-containing oxidoreductase family protein: MSRRDFFRASGLVAAGALGGPALLGGLKKAHAASPAKPAWDSRFSACDMCFNKCGLIARVEDGVVTKLDPNPKFLKSRGMLCARGNAGLAQVYDPDRLKHPLLRKGARGEGKWQRIPWDEALDMAAARMAEVRDKYTPCGHLFTAGTDLHSQFVGRFAEVYGSFNVTSHESLCLVSGSRAFLDTFGEVPFADVLNSKYILMVGANRFEALVTPDSIDLMTAIRENGCKLVTLDPRYTKTAALSHEWYPVRPGTDMAFMLALAHVIINEKLYDPAWIAEKTYGMEQLTAHVQQYTPGFAAEQCGIPAEAITRMARELAAAAPASMVYPGRRTSDYEDSTQIRRSFAIVNGLLGNWDRPGGLLAARQVGLKGVSYDAPWYDENKEDRIDAGKVPMMFEHEGSFLVTRDSVLADDPYPIRGWFIYKTNPMGTAPNRKKTIEMMNKMDFVTVVDIAMSDTAWMADLVLPSQSYLEREDPCSGLQGSVACACVIKRDPVIAPMYESRSLFDIMKGIAGRLELGEYFDFTIDEYRRQQTREIPEALGVMDRDGVYYNPSKVYGIYDGRIYKTLSKKVELYNQRYEQMGIDPLPNYTPPAGPPENRFRMVLGRNAMITQTSTANNALLHEFLPTNTLWLNTEAAGKLGIGDGDLVEVSSPVGSQELKAEVTDKIRPDTVYMLSGYNTLSTMQHLSHGNGASINDLLDDDYDAVTGNASMHTTFVTVTRKVA
- a CDS encoding 4Fe-4S dicluster domain-containing protein translates to MAQQLAMVIDAAKCIDCKGCVAACKVANNVPEGQFRNWIKHADVPVMPGIAGAKARFQPGACMHCENPTCVTACPTGATYKDPETGVVVIDETLCIGCGNCIPACPYDARFRNPVTRKADKCNYCPERRAAGLPPACVDTCPTKARVFGDINDPTSAAGILYRKNQERLTRVAARTDTKPNMYYIGDPGPEAWGREAVVPASMVAMKESAPFIKGIVALSGLGVLAMLGRQLFAGSGDPHDSHKEDSDA
- a CDS encoding formate dehydrogenase subunit gamma, producing MPSRTYKRHDRSDIFIHWFNAACWLLLLLTGVGLIQNPDVDPFGSGYPAWLRSVVGGGGNLLAIHEFIGLAWIAGFVLYLLVNFRGARFFLAEVFAVSPARDMGWMLKKMVLMTLGPKALKAVGVSPDLPDQGYYNMGQKAFAQASVVGGVVIAATGVIMYLSDRTFGAESTGMIGWAVALHFISVGLVFAGLLVHVYMAAVSPEERPGFKSMFTGVVPGDYARHHHRLWWEKVRTEPEQGSE